A section of the Drosophila sechellia strain sech25 chromosome 3L, ASM438219v1, whole genome shotgun sequence genome encodes:
- the LOC6610938 gene encoding uncharacterized protein LOC6610938 isoform X1, which produces MAILESCCFWKDVRSGSFACAIYTLVYFGFSTLMFLFYLIEEQDFLLGNRAQPLGESLLEKGDVTVVTVIFNILLLLCSILMVLSSVLLILGLQQNKRHLLIPWISFMLGDLLIEVCHLVHLALSRRVKFDPIVGFIFTMDFFLLCLNLYCLLCVISQYQTFRSQRAEMRLAASAASPIVVFTAAEKLTKTHQQQLQQAQQQQQQHSNLLQQLETGRGNGKRRRMLGAASPLITSQRLTNFSTITEEEEQQSGTDHLAEQPTGEDLGRIPIFTLAPSPAHCH; this is translated from the exons ATGGCCATCCTGGAGTCTTGTTGCTTTTGGAAGGATGTGCGGAGTGGCAGCTTTGCCTGCGCCATCTACACGTTG GTTTACTTTGGCTTCTCGACGCTGATGTTTTTGTTCTACCTAATCGAGGAACAGGACTTTCTGCTGGGTAACCGTGCTCAGCCGCTGGGTGAAAGTTTGCTGGAGAAGGGCGATGTGACTGTAG TGACTGTGATATTCAACATTTTGTTGCTCCTTTGCTCCATACTGATGGTGCTATCCTCGGTTCTGCTCATATTGGGCCTCCAGCAG AACAAGAGACATCTGCTGATACCCTGGATTAGTTTCATGCTGGGCGATCTGCTCATCGAGGTCTGCCACTTGGTCCACTTGGCCCTATCCCGCCGCGTCAAGTTCGATCCGATTGTCGGTTTCATCTTCACCATGGATTTCTTCCTACTGTGCCTCAAT cTCTACTGTCTGCTGTGCGTCATCTCGCAGTACCAGACGTTCCGCTCGCAACGGGCGGAGATGCGACTGGCGGCCTCGGCGGCATCG CCTATTGTGGTCTTCACAGCAGCGGAGAAGCTAACCAAAACacaccagcagcaactgcagcaggcgcagcagcaacaacagcagcacagtaatctgctgcagcagctggagACCGGAAGGGGAAATGGCAAGCGGCGACGTATGCTCGGAGCAGCCAGCCCGCTAATAACTTCGCAGCGGCTAACCAACTTCTCAACCATcaccgaggaggaggagcagcagtccGGAACAG ACCACCTGGCGGAGCAGCCAACTGGAGAGGATCTCGGCCGCATACCAATTTTCACTCTGGCTCCCAGCCCAGCTCATTGCCATTGA
- the LOC6610937 gene encoding beta-alanine transporter: MADDEKGNASTEDDDKPKKREQRDQGQQSKLKKIKYYIEPDKVDIGIQAGDSLEKVKVTYVEPDDEESSHGFFWGKKRSETSLPRRSWETDDYIDFDDLLPMIGQFGRFQIRLFLFMIPFCFITAFVYLGQIFMCLTPTKYYCYVPELLHTPVELRKDLSIPKEKDGSYSRCRMYNTNYTKIHFAENPRAYINTSLPTIPCKKGYVFEHEGRAFESATMEFGWLCDDDKYATYAQIIFFLGSILGGLGYGHFADHCGRVAAVVSSCFLALLGSLATSMSTDFFSFAISRFLVGASYDTCFTMVYILVLEYVGPKYRTLVANLSLALFYSPFTMVMPWIALSAGNWRRFSSFASLPIVLAMFSFCLLPESARWLVSVGEIDKAMEILKNVIEVNKKHVSKEILDLFEASCTQFYKEELDGRDFTVLSIFKRKRMARYMILMIFIWMSISLVYDGHVRAASVLDSENIFLFFTIACATELPGNILVILTLDRAGRRWCSFFYTSLSGVFSLLGASFQNRANMRMSALAGRFFSNICYNIGLQWAAEILPTVVRAQGVAFIHTMGFVAMLMSPPVVYLSKKSLSSTLIVLGALGIFGGLLALFLPETLNHELPETLSDGAQFGKNQRIWHMPCCGPGSRKSHPRHNWHQGSSLRTLSKDEFRSSKMHRKTKYRFESHPSPSSSDYKGTEEKEIRTYKYGNGSKCPEDKS, encoded by the exons ATGGCAGATGACGAAAAGGGAAATGCATCGACGGAAGATGATGACAAGCCGAAAAAGAGGGAACAAAGGGATCAGGGGCAACAGTCAAAGCTGAAGAAAAT AAAGTATTACATTGAGCCGGATAAAGTGGACATTGGAATACAGGCGGGTGATTCGTTGGAGAAGGTCAAAGTGACCTACGTGGAGCCAGATGACGAAGAATCCTCGCATGGCTTCTTTTGGGGAAAGAAGAGATCGGAAACATCATTACCGCGTCGATCGTGGGAGACGGATGACTATATAGATTTCGATGATCTCCTGCCGATGATTGGCCAGTTTGGTCGTTTCCAGATTAGGCTGTTTCTGTTCATGATACCCTTCTGCTTCATCACCGCCTTCGTGTATCTGGGCCAGATATTCATGTGCCTGACCCCAACGAAGTACTACTGTTATGTGCCGGAACTTTTACATACGCCCGTGGAGCTGCGCAAGGACTTGTCCATTCCAAAAGAGAAGGATGGATCTTACAGTCGCTGCCGGATGTACAATACCAATTACACGAAGATCCACTTTGCGGAGAATCCGAGAGCCTATATCAACACTTCACTGCCCACGATTCCCTGCAAGAAAGGCTATGTTTTCGAGCACGAGGGCAGAGCATTCGAATCGGCCACCATGGAGTTTGGCTGGCTGTGCGATGACGACAAGTACGCCACCTATGCCCAGATCATTTTCTTCCTGGGTTCCATTTTGGGCGGACTTGGTTATGGCCACTTTGCGGATCACTGTGGCCGTGTGGCGGCGGTGGTCAGTAGCTGCTTCCTTGCTCTGTTGGGAAGCCTGGCCACCTCGATGTCCACGGACTTCTTCAGCTTTGCAATATCGAGATTTTTAGTTGGTGCCTCCTACGATACCTGCTTTACGATGGTATACATTTTGG TGCTCGAGTATGTGGGTCCCAAGTACCGAACACTGGTGGCCAATCTATCCCTGGCCCTGTTCTACTCCCCCTTCACGATGGTGATGCCGTGGATAGCGCTTTCAGCCGGAAATTGGAGGAGATTTTCCTCATTTGCATCCTTGCCCATTGTGCTCGCCATGTTTTCCTTTTGTCTGCTACCGGAATCTGCACG ATGGCTGGTATCGGTGGGTGAGATCGACAAGGCCATGGAGATATTGAAGAATGTGATTGAGGTAAACAAGAAGCATGTGTCCAAGGAAATACTTGATCTCTTCGAGGCGAGCTGCACCCAGTTCTACAAGGAGGAGCTCGACGGACGCGATTTTACAGTGCTTTCAATATTCAAGAGGAAGCGGATGGCCCGTTATATGATCCTGATGATTTTCATCTGGATGTCCATCTCTTTGGTTTACGATGGACATGTTCGTGCGGCCAGTGTCCTGGACAGTGAGAATATCTTTCTGTTCTTTACCATCGCCTGTGCCACTGAGTTGCCGGGTAATATCCTGGTGATCCTTACTCTGGATCGCGCTGGACGTCGATGGTGCTCTTTTTTTTACACTTCGTTGAGTGGAGTGTTTAGCCTATTAGGGGCCAGCTTTCAGAATCGCGCAAATATGAGGATGTCAGCGTTAGCTGGAAGATTCTTTTCCAACATCTGCTATAATATAGGACTGCAGTGGGCCGCTGAGATACTGCCCACGGTGGTGAGGGCTCAGGGAGTAGCCTTCATCCACACGATGGGCTTTGTGGCGATGTTGATGTCCCCGCCAGTGGTCTATCTTTCCAAAAAGTCCCTTTCCAGCACGCTGATCGTTTTGGGAGCCCTGGGTATCTTCGGTGGACTGCTGGCCCTGTTTCTACCGGAAACGCTGAACCACGAACTCCCGGAAACGCTCAGTGATGGCGCCCAATTTGGGAAGAATCAAAGGATTTGGCACATGCCCTGCTGTGGCCCAGGATCAAGAAAATCCCATCCCAGGCACAACTGGCACCAGGGCTCGAGCTTAAGGACCCTATCGAAGGACGAGTTCCGCTCCAGCAAAATGCATCGCAAGACGAAATATAGGTTTGAGTCCCACCCGAGTCCATCATCGAGTGATTACAAGGGCACCGAGGAGAAGGAAATCCGAACGTATAAATATGGAAACGGCTCAAAGTGTCCAGAAGATAAGAGCTGA
- the LOC6610935 gene encoding glutaminyl-peptide cyclotransferase: protein MGIGSVVFAAAGLLLLLLPPSQQQAPTVNIGSQWRDDEVHFNRTLDSILVPRVVGSRGHQQVREYLVQSLNGLGFQTEVDEFKQRVPVFGELTFANVVGTINPQAQNFLALACHYDSKYFPNDPGFVGATDSAVPCAILLNTAKTLGAYLQKEFRNRSDVGLMLIFFDGEEAFKEWTDADSVYGSKHLAAKLASKRSGSQAQLAPRNIDRIEVLVLLDLIGARNPKFSSFYENTDGLHSSLVQIEKSLRTAGQLEGNNNMFLSRVSGGLVDDDHRPFLDENVPVLHLVATPFPDVWHTPRDNAANLHWPSIRNFNRVFRNFVYQYLKRHMSPVNLRFYRT, encoded by the exons ATGGGGATCGGTTCCGTAGTTTTTGCCGCCGCtggcctgctgctcctcctcctcccgcCGTCGCAGCAGCAAGCGCCAACGGTAAAC ATTGGATCCCAGTGGCGCGACGATGAGGTCCATTTCAACCGCACCTTGGACTCCATTTTGGTGCCACGCGTCGTTGGCAGTCGGGGGCATCAGCAG GTGCGCGAGTACCTGGTCCAATCGCTGAACGGCCTTGGCTTCCAAACGGAAGTGGATGAGTTCAAGCAGAGAGTTCCAGTTTTCGGCGAGCTCACGTTCGCCAACGTAGTGGGCACAATCAATCCCCAGGCTCAGAACTTCCTCGCTCTGGCCTGCCACTACGACAGCAAGTACTTCCCCAATGATCCCGGCTTCGTGGGCGCCACTGACTCCGCCGTGCCCTGTGCCATTCTGCTGAACACCGCCAAGACCTTGGGCGCGTATCTGCAGAAAGAGTTTCGCAATCGCAGCGATGTGGGACTTATG CTCATATTCTTCGATGGCGAGGAGGCCTTTAAGGAGTGGACCGATGCGGACTCCGTATACGGCTCAAAGCATCTAGCCGCAAAGTTGGCTAGCAAACGCAGTGGTTCCCAGGCGCAACTAGCTCCACGCAATATAGATCGAATT GaagtgctggtgctgctggatCTTATTGGGGCGCGGAATCCCAAGTTCTCCAGTTTTTATGAAAACACCGACGGACTGCACTCCAGTCTAGTGCAGATTGAGAAATCTCTGCGCACTGCCGGCCAGCTGGAGGGCAATAACAATATGTTTTTAAGTCGTGTCAGCGGTGGTCTAGTCGACGATGATCATCGACCGTTTTTAGATGAGA ATGTTCCTGTGCTGCATTTGGTAGCCACTCCTTTCCCAGACGTCTGGCACACGCCTCGGGACAATGCCGCCAATCTGCACTGGCCTTCCATACGCAATTTCAACCGTGTTTTCCGTAACTTCGTTTATCAATACCTTAAGCGGCACATGTCACCAGTGAATTTGCGTTTTTACCGAACATAG
- the LOC6610938 gene encoding uncharacterized protein LOC6610938 isoform X2, whose translation MAILESCCFWKDVRSGSFACAIYTLVYFGFSTLMFLFYLIEEQDFLLGNRAQPLGESLLEKGDVTVVTVIFNILLLLCSILMVLSSVLLILGLQQNKRHLLIPWISFMLGDLLIEVCHLVHLALSRRVKFDPIVGFIFTMDFFLLCLNLYCLLCVISQYQTFRSQRAEMRLAASAASQRRS comes from the exons ATGGCCATCCTGGAGTCTTGTTGCTTTTGGAAGGATGTGCGGAGTGGCAGCTTTGCCTGCGCCATCTACACGTTG GTTTACTTTGGCTTCTCGACGCTGATGTTTTTGTTCTACCTAATCGAGGAACAGGACTTTCTGCTGGGTAACCGTGCTCAGCCGCTGGGTGAAAGTTTGCTGGAGAAGGGCGATGTGACTGTAG TGACTGTGATATTCAACATTTTGTTGCTCCTTTGCTCCATACTGATGGTGCTATCCTCGGTTCTGCTCATATTGGGCCTCCAGCAG AACAAGAGACATCTGCTGATACCCTGGATTAGTTTCATGCTGGGCGATCTGCTCATCGAGGTCTGCCACTTGGTCCACTTGGCCCTATCCCGCCGCGTCAAGTTCGATCCGATTGTCGGTTTCATCTTCACCATGGATTTCTTCCTACTGTGCCTCAAT cTCTACTGTCTGCTGTGCGTCATCTCGCAGTACCAGACGTTCCGCTCGCAACGGGCGGAGATGCGACTGGCGGCCTCGGCGGCATCG CAGCGGAGAAGCTAA
- the LOC6610936 gene encoding glutaminyl-peptide cyclotransferase, with product MLGRIALFLAIIYVVFKAMFLRWVVEKPPFKFDDDEEHFNATLAKLLKPRFVGSKGHAEVQDFIETELKRLDFITLRNDFQQGVNITNLVGFWNMRAKFYLMLTCHYDSKKPENGTTDEFLAAAESAVSCAILLNVAKTLRQFLIDRWSEKRSVGLAFIFFDGHNSLSSDPYDENELMGATHFMDEEFIPLQNMAVAVTLSYIGAPNQTFLSYFEVTNDLHNLIADIEQDLRKSGQLDDCHVLFQKKTHYDKDLLDDHIVFDEHDVPVIHVSPQEFPNVIYTPADNVENLHNPTIRNMIKIIRCFVHDFYEKWQYFMKWRQTFAINYDFYDD from the exons ATGCTCGGAAGGATTGCGTTGTTCTTAGCCATAATTTATGTGGTGTTTAAAGCAATGTTTTTGCGTTGGGTTGTTGAAAAGCCCCCCTTTAAATTCGATGACGATGAGGAACACTTTAATGCTACGTTGGCGAAACTACTAAAGCCTCGATTTGTGGGCAGCAAAGGGCATGCCGAGGTTCAAGATTTCATCGAGACGGAGCTGAAGCGTTTGGATTTCATCACATTAAGGAATGACTTCCAACAAGGAGTCAATATTACCAATTTGGTAGGCTTTTGGAATATGAGGGCTAAGTTTTATCTGATGCTAACCTGTCACTACGACAGCAAAAAGCCAGAGAATGGAACCACCGATGAGTTCCTTGCAGCCGCAGAAAGCGCTGTATCATGTGCCATTCTTCTTAACGTGGCCAAAACATTAAGACAATTTTTAATCGATAGGTGGTCTGAAAAAAGGTCCGTGGGACTGGCT TTCATCTTCTTCGACGGGCACAATTCCTTAAGCTCAGATCCCTATGACGAAAATGAACTTATGGGCGCAACACACTTTATGGATGAAGAATTTATACCTTTGCAAAACATG GCTGTTGCAGTAACTCTCAGCTATATTGGCGCGCCAAATCAAACCTTTTTGAGCTACTTTGAAGTTACCAATGATTTGCACAACCTGATTGCTGACATCGAACAGGATCTCAGAAAATCCGGACAACTTGACGACTGTCATGTGTTGTTCCAAAAGAAAACACACTACGACAAGGATCTGCTTGACGATCATATTGTATTCGACGAACACG ATGTTCCAGTCATTCATGTGAGTCCACAAGAATTTCCAAATGTCATTTATACGCCAGCGGACAATGTCGAGAATCTACACAATCCTACCATTCGAAATATGATCAAAATTATTCGCTGTTTTGTGCATGATTTCTATGAAAAGTGGCAATACTTTATGAAATGGCGAcaaacttttgcaataaattatgatttttatgatgactaa